In a single window of the Dama dama isolate Ldn47 chromosome 33, ASM3311817v1, whole genome shotgun sequence genome:
- the LOC133051199 gene encoding large ribosomal subunit protein uL22-like, producing MVRYSLDPENPTKSRKSRGSNLRVHFKNTRETAQAIKGMHIRKATKYLKDVTLKKQCVPFRRYNGGVGRCAQAKQWGWTQGRWPKKSAEFLLHMLKNAESNAELKGLDVDSLVIEHIQVNKAPKMRRRTYRAHGRINPYMSSPCHIEMILTEKEQIVPKPEEEVAQKKKISQKKLKKQKLMARE from the coding sequence ATGGTGCGCTATTCACTagacccagaaaaccccacaaaatcacgcaaatcaagaggttcaaatcttcgtgttcactttaagaacactcgtgagactgcccaggccataaagggtatgcatatccgaaaagccaccaagtatctgaaggatgtcactttaaagaagcaatgTGTGCCATTCCGTCGTTACAATGGTGGAGTTGGTAGGTGTGCACAGGCCAAACAGTGGGGCTGGACACAGGGTCGGTGGCCcaaaaagagtgctgaatttttactacacatgctcaaaaatgcagagagtaatgctgaacttaagggcttagatgtagattctctggtcattgagcacatccaagtgaacaaagcccccaagatgaggcgcaggacttacagagctcacggtcggatcaacccctacatgagctctccctgccacattgagatgatccttactgaaaaagaacagattgttcctaaaccagaagaggaggttgcacagaagaaaaagatatcccagaagaaactgaagaaacaaaaacttatggccCGGGAATAA